The DNA region ggtgggggcacacTGACTTTTATGAGCACTTGTTCCTATCGCCTTCATGGAGCCCTTCCTCCATTAAAACAAAACTACTggtattatattttcaaattgcaTTGACACAAAGATGACTACATTACTgttataaattaaaacattttctttgacctaaAGTCTACTTTTTCCTTCTGatgatccctggtggctcagacagtaaagcgtttgacccgggttcaatccctgggttgggaagattcccctggagaaggaaatggcaacccactccagtactcttgcctggaaaatcccatggactgaggagcctggtagactacaatccatggggtcgcaaaagtcagacaagactgagctacttcactttctttctgatgATCAAACACGACATTTTCCTGGGCCCGCAAAGAACATGTGAGCCCTGAAAACTGCCTGCCATTTTGCACTGGGTGGGTGGCCTGGGTGGGTGGCCCTCAGAGAAATTGCTGAGCTGTTTTTTCACAAAGTAGCCcatcccccccaacacacacacacacacacgcacacacaagtggaggacagagggctAATGGTGCTTGAAGGGAAGCAGGGTTGTGGGTCAGGTTGGGGGGAAGGGCTTACATCTCCACTTGGTCATGAGTGAGTCCACATCCATGAGGAAAGTCAGGAGCTGGAAAGGGACCTGGAACCTGGGCTCTTCCCTAGGGAACAAAACCACCATCATCATCTGGACCATAAACATGTCCAGCCAAGTCCAGAGTGTCAGAAAGAACACATACTCTACAATCTGCTGGGCCCCAAACCAACATCCCCTTTGCCTCTGGGGAGCTGTGACAGTTTTGATCACTGTCCCAGGCTTAGGAGATAACACGATTCATCTTGCAATGTGTGTTTAAAGATTCTAGAAGATTCCTTGAAGTACATGAAATAACCAGAgtcacaccccacccccattctcaTAAAAGGCAGACACAGACACCATCTCAGGTTTTCTAGCCAGTaatagcctggcatgctgcgattcatgggggtcgcaaagagtcggacacgactgagcgactgaactgaactgaatagtcagAAACttcttccaggcaaggatattaaACTGTGAAAACAAAGGCTGCCTGTTAAAGTTTCctctaatacatatatacataataaatatatataaataaaataaaagtatatatatgtatatttttatatatttcttaaatttatacatatatatataattttatttacatatatatatttctgttttcatctccTTCATCAGCTCCCTCTGTGTATTTTCTGCAGAGGATACATAAGCCTGAATGGCATATATTTACTAAGAATTGAGGAAAACAGTCAAAACTGTTTTTTATGCTGCTGCCATTCTGAAAAGTAGGTGAGAGAGGATTGAAAAACTAAATGAATTCAAGTAAGACATGCAGTAAacatagatttttgtttgtttgtttttttggctttaTACCAGCATGGCATCTATTGCTCTGACACATTCAATTTATGAAACACAAAGATGGGCCTCAGACATGGTGGGTGGTGATGACAATTAGACTTGAAATTGCAGAGCAAACAGAACAGCAATTTATATGGTGcttctacttcattctttttcattttataaacaggAATAACAATGTCATTAAATGACAGAACCTATTTCATGGCTAAGATTCTGAGATAGATTCAACTTCCGGTCCTTAGGACACAATGTCACAGAATTTAATGAAAAGCATATTTGattaacttgtgtgtgtgtgtgtgtttttaaccCATGACAGGGATAACATTGGACTCttactatttaaaataaagaaaaacctcATGAAACTTCACAATTATTTTCTAAGCTTTCTCCCAAatctaaatgactttttaaaaactatgattGCAATGTATAAGCTTTATACTGGATACATTATCTATATCTACTCCTCAATTTTTGCTTCAAATTCTCTTCTTTTGACTTGTTTTTACCTGTAAAAATATATCATCAAGGCCCCCTGAAGTGCTTTGTATGATAGCCGTCTTTCTCCTGCAAGACATGGAACAAGTTTTAATTTAATAGATAATTTAAGACCCTCCTGTTAATTTGGCATCATCACCTTAAGTAATTGTTcatgtttttagaaaataatgtgaatgttaattaaatatttaatcccTTAGCTTGAATTTGGAAAACtatcatttaaaacattattttagtattagattttaaaagacaaaataatacacacatgtatacacacacacactttaaattCTCAAAACTTTTAAATAGAGCTAGAAATCATGCAATAAACAGCCACAGACAAAAGGACTTGACCTTTTTTCCTCTAAATACTTAGTTCCTATATCATTTATTAATATCTCACTGAAAATAATGCAACTAAATTATAGAATTataaagtttattaaatatactttgtcactttcaaaataagaaaaaattgataaagatAACTtgtaagataaatttttaaattccttaCTTCTATGAATGGAAATATCAATGTCCATTTTATCCCCCCAAAGTAGGGTATGGTATTTTGGTCTCACAGTCTTATGTTCCAGGGGAAGGATCCTCTGAATAGAAATGCCTACCTTTACTAAGGAGATGCTCATGACGTTTCTCATCAAATAAGGACAGTAATACCTCTTTCTGCTTCTGATATTCAGCCATTTGTTCCTCCTTTTCCTCTGACTCTTCCTTAGCCTTTGGGAGGAAAGCTGCATTAATATtcccaagagaaaataaattcttattttagaaaatattgctTGTGAGAAATAGACTAGCCCAGGTGCAGAAAAGGTGTCCCTAGGATATGCACAGTATCATCTAAGAGTATAGCTTGGAAATTGTGAGCCAGGCCCTCCCTCATGCCCACTGGTTCTACCCTTTTGTTTAAGTTTAAATGATCTGTTAAACTCAAATACTCTTTTCATAAATGTCATGATAAATGAACTCAGGCAAAACTGGAGAGACTATGAGTGATCAATAATGTCTAATTTTAGacaataattatttaatacaGGGAGTAAATTAATTCCACTTAGGAAAAGTTAAGAATTCCTAGTCAGAGAAACTACTAATTCTACTGAAATTCTATCTTCAGTGCAGTATTCTATAAATACAATTCCTTAGATATTTTTCactgttatatttttattcattcgatatttattgatttgtttaaggaaatttgcattttcctgccTTCAACACATGCTCTACTTAGGACTCAATTACTTAGAGCAAAAATCAGTTACTCCAGCTGACTTCCATTTATCAGATCAAGCATATCATGTGGTCAGAATGTGTGTGCCTTGTATGGCCAATGgactattcatttattcagtaaatgtcAGCTAGTGACAGAGAAAAAATAGTGAGGAAAAACTGAGCCCCCTGATCTCTATCTGGTGAAACAGTGAAAACTTGTTAAATTACAACCATACaactaggttcatctgtaccatttctccacatatatgcattaatatactttatttttcctctttctgacttacttcactctgtatgacagactctaggtgcaTCCACTTCTCTACAAATGACCTGATTtcgttccttttttatggctgagtaatactctattttataaatgtaccacatcttcatccactcttctgctgatagacatttaggttgttgccagatcttagctattataaacagtgcagggtaggaatagagatgaatatgtagagaacagatgtgtgggcATTGAGGTTTGGAAACAGAGGGCCAGACAgcgagataaattgggagattgggattataTATACACTATGCAtgtttgtgttcagtcactcaatcatgtctgactcttttgtgatcccatggactgtagcctctgtccatgggattttccaggcaagaatgctggagtgggctgccattttctcctccagggaatcttcctgacccagggatcaaacctacttctcttgcatttcctgcagtggcaggaggattctttaccactgtgccacctgggaaaccctatctactataaaacagatagctagtgggaagctgctgtgtatcacagggagctcagattggtgctctgtgatgacttagatgggtggggtgggggatttGGAGTCTCAAGacagaggggatgtatgtatacatatggctgattcacttcattttacagcagaaactaatacaacattgtaaaacaactatacctaaattttttgaaaaaaaaatttaaataattgtaaCCATGGGCAGTGAAGTAAAGGAGCAATGTCATATCATCCCAACTTACATTAGCAGAGAGGTCAGGAAAGACCCTCCTGCTGAAGTTTTCCTTGAACTAAGACCTGAAGACTGGGAAAGAAttatctgagaaagaagaatggaatctGAAATTCAAAGAGCCAAATAAGCTAGAGGTAAACAATTGAGAATTACTGGTGTCTAAGCAGATGCCGCAGCAGCAGGTGTAAACAAGTTCACCCggtggaagaggaaaaagaagatacAAGGGACCTGAGCCCATGCATTGTGAATCTCCATAAGTTACTGGTTTCACAAAGAAACATGAACCCATGAAAGAGCTGGAGAAGTAAGGGTCAGAAAACTAGGTGAGGACAAAATGTTGATACCAAAACCATGGGGGGAAAATGTTCAAGAAAGTGTAGGTAGTCATTAGTATTAAAGCCAGTAGGAAGTGAAATAACATGAAGATAAAACGGCCATTGGATTTACGTATGGGGGTCATTTGTGAATGACAGGAAGGAAGACTGAACCAGGGTGAGAAttagatggagaaaaagaaataattacactCACTGCTCTTCAAAATACCCTGCAAATCTGAATGCAGTGTAATGTTCACAATATCCCTATGAGGTAAATACTCATATTTCACATTTTGCCAATGAAGGGAGGGAAGCAAAGAGAACTGGGTAGCAGAAGGGTATGTTACATGGTCACCAAGAAGGGAAGGGGAATTTGACCCACGACTGTGATAACACTGCATGGTGCACATAGCCTCTCAAGATGCAGAATTGAAAcaactcttccaaaaatttgGTCATGAAGAAAGGATGAGGGCCCTTAACATGAGAGAAATTGAGGAATCAACGGTATTGTTTTAACTGAGAGAAGCTTGCCATTGTCTGAGGAAGAACTCAGCCAATAGGAAGAACTCAGCACACATGAGTGAAGGGGAAGTTAACGTGACTTAATGTATTGGTTGACTGGTCCTTTGGGAGCCCACTTCTGTCTAGAAGCAATCATAACATGAAActttcaattaaaatgaaaaatgtctattaGTCTCATCTCCTCAAAATCTTACCTACAATAaactccttcatttattttttattatgcatcaataaaattaaatcacTTGTGTAATATATTCCAAGCAAATGcacatgtaaaagaaaaagactataaggaaaatgaaagactaagagaaaataaaattcccaaAACTTCTCCTGTAGTAAACTTATGTTTACTTATGGTTTCACAAATACCTGAATCTTCGTGAATTCTTCTTCCAAACCTTTGACAATGTTCTTTTCAAGCTCTCCCCAGAAGTTAAATCCATGCGGCTCTAAACCTGGGGTTCtttccagccatgcctgaagtaaatatttttcaagcgaatacattgtaaaatttaaaatatgtaaaatgcttTGTAACAAACATTTGTGaacttgaaatataaaattttcctGGTTTTGAGGAAAATGTCAATACATCCTTAATCTTTTTGTGTGTAAATATTTCTCTTGCCTTTCAATTTCTGCAGTCAAatgctctaccactgagctacatcccctctccccttcaattttttcatttataaaacagcaGTGCTTTTTTCTCCTAATCTAGAAGACAATCatattaaaaatttactttttattaacaAATTATTACAGAAATCCCAATTTTGTTCTGTAAATCtatgaacatatgtatatgttgttTTAATGAGGTATACTAGTTTATTCTCAAAATAGTTTATGTCTTAGGAGCTGAAGGAATCATAACATATATAATTTGATTTGATCTAAATGCAAGGACACTGTGTACTTAGCAACTTTGAAATCAGCTAGCTACTCAATTATTTCAAGATTTCACAGGATTTTTAATCTAGAAATAAAAACGAGTCCATGCATCTCTGTGAACTCTCATGTAGCCTATTCTTGGTTTTGAATTTAACTTTGTGATTCTTTGTCTATAGCCATTAAGTGGCATTAATAGTATATTAACCTAAATCTGTATTTAAAATGCCCAGGGGATTAGTGAGCAGAGCATAATTTGATAAAAGTTTAATTTGCCAAGTAAAACCTTTGTCCAGGAAATCAAGACTGTACATccttatttaataattttcttgtgCAGAAACTAATAATTCCTCAGGACCATGTACAGACCCACAGAGAATTAGATATGACTGGGGGAAATTATGAAGGACAGAACCTTAGTGATGAACCTTAGTGATGTAGTTTAACTAAGAAACATACTCAACTTGTGGAAATTTTCaattatggaatattttaaagtaaagctCACTAAATAAATAGCCGTacccaatttaaaaatcagttaaccCAATGCTAGTTGCTTAGCAGGAATGTTTAACAGgattgttttaataaaatatagaGGTTATTAAATAATCATTGACTATAGAAACATCTCTGAAGTTCTCAAGAGagttcttaatattttaattagtgGAATTTACCAGTTGaagtatttttataaattcattCTTCTCTTATTTACAACAAATGCAACCCCATTTCGACAGGAGTTTTGAAGTCCGGACCTCGCAGAAGCTCAGTGAACAACACGTGCTGAGCGAAACGTCCCGTCTGCGCACGCACCTCCACCAGCTGCAGAAGCGTCCTTTCCTGCTCCGACTTCAGCAGAAGCTCGTTGTCCTTCCCTCCGAAGTTGTCGCGGTAGTGTCTTCTGTTGTAAGGGACCCTCAAGCTCTGCAGAACCCCTATCTTGTTTTCTAACAGGCGGAACTGCAGACTCTGGAAGCCGGACGCCGGGGATAAGTACTCTCTTTAAGAACAGGTCCCGGGAGAGAAGAGCAGGGGAAGGTGCACATTGTAAATCGCTGTAACACTGCCTtcttggggagaggggaaggtggTGGTCATGTGATTCTGCAAGTGTCACCAGGCAAAGACACACAGCAGCCCAGGGCTGAACCTATGACTTGGAATTGATCCAAATCAGGACAAGGAGCGCCCAGCCATCATCCTCTCTGTAGGCTGATGTTTGTATAGTTTGTGAACTGTCTTATGTGTATCAATGTGTGtttatatctgtgtatgtatgttcACATGTGcacttatatatacacatgcatacatgtacatgcatgtgtgtatactaAGTTTTTTCTCAAGATAAAGACAGATGAACATTGAGCAATACTTATTCAGTAGTGCTAAAAAGTCCTTTataaattttcttcagtttctcctTAAAGTTCAGTTCTTAAAGTTCAGCACTATGAGGCTCTACAAGTGAAATGAATGGGATGTTGCCTAGCACAAAACAGGGCATCACAAAATGTGGTTACTCCCACCAGGCACAGCCCTCACATCGCTATAAATGTTCTCCCTATAACTGGTACTAAGACTTCAATTTGTTAAGTATATACTAAAAAGGAATTCCACTTCTTTTCATTTGATTTGCAACCATGTAGAGGACACTGCTTCTGCACCCCGTGCTCTTAAAATTTCTTCTCAAATCTTAGTTATGAAAAAAGTTTTCTTATAAAATGTATAGTTTACTGCTAAACATTCCATAACAACCTAAGTGGgacaagaatctgaaaaagaatagatacatgtacatgtataactgagtcactttgctgaacacctgatgCTTACACATTATTAATTAACTGTAgtctaatattaaatataaaatatatataaaaatataaaataaaattttaaaacatataaaaaatataaaaaaacatataaaaaataaaatttattgttcAATCCATAACTTATACTGTCAGTTTTGGGACTTCTTTATATATCATTCCTGTTTCTCTTGTACTTTTGGTTTCTAATCATTTAAATTTAGTTATGTGTATTGTATCAGCCTTTTAAGCCATGCTAAGCTGTCTAAAGTCCTTTTGGGATAAAACCAGGGTATACATGATGAATTGAATTTAATAGGTTCTGTTATGATTATATGCAAAAGGAAGAGATGAAATATTTTCAATAGCTACTCAAATGCTTCGAGACGACGGCTCCCACGTGCTCACAGTGACAGAGGGACTCCTTAACGCCACACGAAACAGCAGGCTCGTTCTCCCCAGCCCATCAGAACGGAAGGGTAACCCCTGCATGCTGGCAAAGCCGTGTGCACACCTGAAGTCATTGAAGTCCAAGGCTGTCATGGTCTCCAGGACGGAAAACTGCTGGACCAAGAGTTTGAGGATCACCACCACTCGATGCATTCGGGTGACCACCTTCAGCATGTTCCTCTCATCCCTGACCTGGGTGTTAGGAAACAAGACACTTGAATAATCAATCCTCAATTCTGGGAGACACTAAATAGAGAATAAGTAACAATGCACTCCTGTGGATGTTATCTCTACTTTAAAGAGGAACATTTGCATTAAAATGTGCCTTAGGTAGATGCTAAACAAATGGCAACTCTGAATTGTTTGCAAGGAATGTCTGCAACATTaaaatcatctttttctttaaaactagaaaaattcTATGGAagttcaatttaaataaattctggAACACAACTCCCACTGATTTCAAAGCAAATGTCTCTCTTAGTTTTGCTCTGAGGAATAAAGGTTAGGAGAACGTGGAGACTTGTGGGTAAGGATTAAGCAGACCCTTGGATTCCTCTCTTCTGTCCCAAGGGCAGGAGTTGCCATGGAGATGGATGGGGATGATGTTCACTGTCTGAGGATGAATGTTCTCTCCTTCCCAGCCTCCttggctcaggggctctgagctgGAGAACACCAGGCTGTGTCCTGGGTCCTCCAAGGATGGAGGAAGGTATGTGTGCAAGAAGTGGGCTGGAAGGGAGGCTGAGGGAACATCACCAGGATTCTGACTCTTCCTCCGCCCACCCTGttcctcctcatcctcttctGGCTCATCCTcctctcttgtctgttctctttccctATCTCCACCTCTCCTCCTGTCTCACCTCCCTCATCATTGCTCCTATCTTCCCATAGCAAACATTCATTAGAAATACAATTCTGAtagctatttattaaaaaatctacatTAGCTGTCCTGGCAATCCGCCATCATTTgtaacaactttttgcaggggaaaaaattgatttctaaacaaaggaaataaaatttatttgaaaataaaatttgaaaggaataaaataaaattttgaaaataaaatttgaaaataaaatttatttgaaaataaaatttgaaaggaATCTTAAAGCAAGGGCATGGTGATAATTACACTGGAAGAACATGACTAAACTCTCTACACTacaaacttttttccccttaaatactAATTCCACCATTTGGTGTTAAACTTTTCccattaataatattttctacaCTCTCAAAGAAAAGTATGAAAGCAATATAGTGACATAGCAACTCACATGGCCATTCTGAAAGATCTCACGAACAGAGTCTAATTCCCACAGGATCTGCTTAAACCAGAGTTCATAAGCTGCAAGGAGAAGATCATCATCAGTCAGGAGCCTTTTGACCATAATTATATGAAAGAAAAGGCTAACAcattgaaagagaaataaaaatgtaacttaAAAGTCAGTAAATGCCAACATAGTCCTATTTTATGCTACAAACAAGTATTAGTGATCAAGTTAAAATAGCCTCCTTTTAATGAATGTTTTAATATGTCAGGTATGTTATTTATATGCTTTATGTTATTTTTCAACTGATTTCTTTCAACAAAATATTGTGTCTTTTTGGGATACAGCAAATAATCCTATCTTCCCATGTGGAAGCTGGAGGTGTGTGGAGAAGCAGAAGTAATACTGAATATCTATAAAGTGAGATATTAATATTCATTAACCttatgaatgggcttccctggtggctcagacagaaaagcatctgcctgcaatacagaaatTTGATGCCtgcaacatgggtttgatccctgggttgggaagtttctgtagagaaggaactggctatccattccagtattcttgcctggataaacccatggacagaggagcctggtgggctacagtccataaggtcgcaaaagttggacaccactgagcaactaagcgtgcaTGCACGCACCCTAATGAGTATGACAACATTTTTGTTTCTAGAGATTTAGACTTTATAGGGAGAACAAGCTATGAACAGGCTGAAACTCTGTCATATTCATCAGTTTCCCTCAGCTCCTGGCATAATGTGTGAGATAAGATAAACACTGggtgattattttataaatagataaattaaacaGCAAACATAGTCATTAGGGGAACATGGAAATGAATCATTTTAATGATTGCTCATGCATTCTGTTTGGGCAAAGGCTGTGCTTCTGTActaatgaagagaataaaattatACCTTTAAATTAGAGCTAAGGAGACTTTAGAAATCAAATTTCCATCTTTAGACAAAAAGAGcaaatcaaatattttttgatcagtttatttatcaatttttcaaGTTTAACTTTGGGTAGCAGGTCCTGTGACCTGCTGACCTTGTGTTCTGATGGAAGGAAAGTTTCTCCATCAAATGATGCAAGCTACCATTTACTATGAGCTCATTGCATGGTGTACCTTGAACCAAGTGTGTAACACACTTTATCTCATGTCATCCTCACAAGAGCTCTGTGAATGAGAAGATGTAATCATtcttcccattgtacagatggggaaatggagagaATTACTGGTCCAGAAATCAGACTGAGGTTGCATCATCTTTAATGGTAGAGATGGGATTCGAAATAGATTTCTGATTCTAGATGTATGCTGACCTGCTGTCATTCTGCCCTCATTGATTTTGTCTTGGTATAAGCCACCAACAGAATGtcaacataaaaaacagaagaagtAACACAGTAAgtcaattattttcctttttttttttctcaaaggagTTGATTATATTAGCCAGTCAGTGAAGAAAACAATCATTtgaggaaaatacagaaagaattgGTAAGACAAAGAAACATCTAGAAATTTAGCACTGATCAGCATGAGACATGGGGCCATGATCAACCAGAGGACAGTATTATAACATGAAGGATTTAGAGTAAATCTTAATGTTTTGGGGTAACAGAGTTCTGTAAGACACATATTTGTGAAATCTTGCATACAATTCAAAGAGTTCTGAGACTTCCTAAACTTCCAAAGTCAGGGACTCCTATGTTAAAAAACCACTTCCCAGAGGTTAGAAGTCTGGAgagaatgaatatatgttttaGATAAAATTTATATTCCTGTTTCTTACCAGATTTCTGTAGGACATGTAAAGTTACAGTAAATGTGAGTGATCTATTTCTTGAAAACAGCTCTGAGTTGACAAGTAGTGACAtcttaattttcagattctttgtgaaTTCCAAGAGATAAAAAGTCTCTTCGGATTAAGGACAAAGTCCTACCTGATCCAATAAGTAATGAGGTAACAGAAAGAAGACTGTAATAAATCCCAGAAGGAGGACCTATGATAATTTATCTGACAGCAGAGCATTTGCAAGCATCCTAACAAATGTGATACTTTATTCTTCCACCGTTCTACAGTTAAAAGCATCGTAACTTTCCTCATTACTAATGGGAAACTACTATGAATAGTTACTGTTCAACCCTGTGT from Cervus canadensis isolate Bull #8, Minnesota chromosome 1, ASM1932006v1, whole genome shotgun sequence includes:
- the TDO2 gene encoding tryptophan 2,3-dioxygenase isoform X2 — its product is MSGCPFVGNNFGYAFKPLSAQDNEEDKSQAGVNRARKGGLIYGNYLQLEKVLNAQELQSEIKGNKIHDEHLFIITHQAYELWFKQILWELDSVREIFQNGHVRDERNMLKVVTRMHRVVVILKLLVQQFSVLETMTALDFNDFREYLSPASGFQSLQFRLLENKIGVLQSLRVPYNRRHYRDNFGGKDNELLLKSEQERTLLQLVEAWLERTPGLEPHGFNFWGELEKNIVKGLEEEFTKIQAKEESEEKEEQMAEYQKQKEVLLSLFDEKRHEHLLSKGERRLSYKALQGALMIYFYREEPRFQVPFQLLTFLMDVDSLMTKWRYNHVCMVHRMLGSKAGTGGSSGYQYLRSTVRWELTATEPPL
- the TDO2 gene encoding tryptophan 2,3-dioxygenase isoform X1, whose product is MSGCPFVGNNFGYAFKPLSAQDNEEDKSQAGVNRARKGGLIYGNYLQLEKVLNAQELQSEIKGNKIHDEHLFIITHQAYELWFKQILWELDSVREIFQNGHVRDERNMLKVVTRMHRVVVILKLLVQQFSVLETMTALDFNDFREYLSPASGFQSLQFRLLENKIGVLQSLRVPYNRRHYRDNFGGKDNELLLKSEQERTLLQLVEAWLERTPGLEPHGFNFWGELEKNIVKGLEEEFTKIQAKEESEEKEEQMAEYQKQKEVLLSLFDEKRHEHLLSKGERRLSYKALQGALMIYFYREEPRFQVPFQLLTFLMDVDSLMTKWRYNHVCMVHRMLGSKAGTGGSSGYQYLRSTVSDRYKVFVDLFNLSTYLVPRHWIPKMNPVIHKFLYTAEYCDSSYFSSDESD